Proteins from a genomic interval of Qipengyuania sp. JC766:
- a CDS encoding nitroreductase family protein, which produces MSEGHRPFPDLPRLTDEERVQRSAAAFERLRSRHSCRAFANTPVPRAVIENAILAAGTAPSGANHQPWHFAAISSAEKKRAIREAAEAEERKFYGDGDSAAKAGDEWLGALAPIGTDAHKPYLETAPWLIACFAQRKGGIEEDGTTQNYYVSESLGIACGLLIATLHEAGLATLTHTPSPMGFLRELCGRPDWEKPLMIVVVGHPAVDATVPEHALRKKPLEKISSWL; this is translated from the coding sequence GTGAGCGAAGGGCACCGGCCCTTCCCCGACCTGCCCCGCCTGACGGACGAGGAGCGCGTCCAGCGATCCGCCGCCGCATTCGAGCGGCTGCGCTCACGCCATTCCTGCCGCGCCTTTGCCAATACGCCGGTGCCTCGGGCAGTCATCGAAAATGCGATTCTTGCCGCCGGTACCGCGCCCAGCGGCGCGAACCACCAGCCCTGGCATTTCGCGGCGATATCCTCCGCCGAAAAAAAGCGCGCCATCCGCGAGGCGGCGGAGGCCGAGGAGCGCAAGTTCTATGGCGACGGGGACAGCGCCGCGAAAGCGGGCGACGAATGGCTCGGTGCGCTGGCCCCGATCGGGACCGATGCGCACAAGCCCTATCTCGAAACCGCGCCCTGGCTCATCGCCTGCTTCGCGCAGCGCAAGGGCGGGATCGAGGAAGACGGCACCACGCAGAACTACTACGTCAGCGAAAGCCTCGGCATCGCCTGCGGCCTGCTGATCGCAACCCTGCACGAAGCGGGGCTGGCGACGCTGACGCATACGCCTTCACCCATGGGGTTCCTGCGCGAGCTGTGCGGTCGCCCGGATTGGGAAAAGCCGTTGATGATCGTCGTGGTGGGACACCCGGCCGTGGATGCGACCGTGCCGGAACACGCTCTGCGAAAGAAGCCGCTGGAGAAGATTTCCAGCTGGCTGTGA
- the serB gene encoding phosphoserine phosphatase SerB, with protein MLIARLIADPEGLETKLDALADSLRDADLPVAEMRLLGQSPEVAQLSLPGDDAKTLRRLLDEAFPQADVLVARDEIVVPRLFVSDMDSTMIGQECIDELADFAGLKSEVAAITERAMQGELDFEAALRERVGLLAGLDMQAIEDCLEQRIRPTDGARTLVATLHARGCRSVLVTGGFHHFADPVAETVGFERVVGNRLATADGKLTGELVGAITDSATKRAVLAEEATELGDGAVSCAAGDGANDIPMLEAADYGFAYRAKPKARMAANGRIDRGDLTAILKLLDIPQHDWVME; from the coding sequence GTGCTCATCGCCAGGCTGATAGCAGACCCGGAAGGCTTGGAAACGAAACTGGACGCACTTGCCGACAGCCTTCGCGATGCGGACCTGCCGGTCGCGGAAATGCGGCTGCTGGGCCAGTCCCCCGAAGTGGCGCAATTGTCGCTGCCGGGCGACGACGCGAAGACGCTGCGCCGCCTGCTGGACGAAGCTTTCCCGCAAGCGGACGTGCTGGTCGCACGCGACGAAATCGTCGTGCCGCGCCTGTTCGTCTCCGACATGGATTCGACCATGATCGGGCAGGAATGCATCGACGAACTGGCCGATTTCGCGGGCCTCAAGAGCGAGGTCGCGGCCATTACCGAACGCGCGATGCAGGGGGAGCTCGATTTCGAGGCGGCCCTGCGCGAGCGCGTGGGCCTGCTGGCCGGGCTCGACATGCAGGCGATCGAGGATTGCCTGGAGCAGCGCATCCGCCCGACCGATGGCGCGCGCACGCTCGTCGCCACGCTCCATGCCCGGGGGTGCCGCTCGGTACTGGTCACAGGCGGCTTCCATCACTTTGCCGACCCGGTAGCGGAAACGGTCGGGTTCGAGCGCGTGGTCGGCAATCGTCTGGCGACCGCGGACGGCAAGCTGACGGGCGAACTCGTGGGCGCGATCACCGACAGTGCGACCAAGCGCGCCGTGCTGGCCGAGGAAGCGACGGAGCTGGGTGACGGGGCCGTCTCATGCGCCGCGGGCGACGGGGCGAACGACATCCCGATGCTGGAGGCCGCGGATTACGGCTTCGCCTATCGCGCCAAGCCAAAGGCCCGGATGGCGGCCAACGGAAGGATCGACCGGGGCGACCTGACCGCGATCCTGAAACTGCTCGATATTCCGCAGCACGACTGGGTGATGGAATAG
- a CDS encoding nitronate monooxygenase family protein, with the protein MPLPAPFDRLRLPVIGSPLFIVSGPELVIAQCKAGIVGSFPALNARPQSQLDEWLHRITEELAAHNRHNPDRPAAPFAVNQIVHRSNDRLEADMHTCAKWQVPLVITSLGARPEIFEAVRGWGGITLHDVINNRFAHKAIEKGADGLIPVAAGAGGHAGTQSPFALMQEIREWFDGLVALSGSIAHGRAVLAAQALGADFAYIGSAFIATEEANADRAYKQGIVDGSAEGIVYTNLFTGVHGNYLRSSIEAAGLDPDDLPTSDPSKMNFGSGGNTKAKAWKDIWGSGQGVGAVKAIETVADRVDRLEREYEEARASIA; encoded by the coding sequence ATGCCCCTGCCCGCCCCGTTCGACCGCCTGCGCCTGCCCGTCATCGGTTCGCCGCTGTTCATCGTCTCCGGCCCGGAACTGGTGATCGCCCAATGCAAGGCCGGCATCGTCGGCAGCTTTCCTGCACTCAATGCCCGTCCGCAGTCGCAGCTGGACGAATGGCTGCACCGGATCACGGAAGAGCTGGCGGCGCACAACAGGCACAATCCCGACCGGCCCGCCGCGCCGTTCGCCGTCAACCAGATCGTCCATCGCTCGAACGACAGGCTGGAAGCGGACATGCATACCTGCGCCAAATGGCAGGTGCCGCTCGTCATCACCTCGCTCGGCGCGCGGCCGGAAATCTTCGAGGCGGTGCGCGGCTGGGGCGGGATCACGCTGCATGACGTCATCAACAACCGCTTCGCGCACAAGGCGATCGAGAAAGGCGCCGACGGCCTGATCCCCGTCGCGGCGGGCGCCGGCGGCCATGCCGGAACCCAGTCCCCCTTCGCGCTGATGCAGGAAATCCGCGAGTGGTTCGACGGGCTGGTCGCGCTGTCCGGCTCCATCGCCCACGGCCGGGCGGTGCTGGCCGCGCAGGCGCTCGGCGCGGACTTCGCCTATATCGGCAGCGCCTTCATCGCGACCGAGGAAGCCAATGCGGACCGGGCCTACAAGCAGGGCATCGTCGACGGCAGCGCGGAAGGCATCGTCTACACCAATCTCTTCACCGGCGTTCACGGCAACTACCTGCGCTCCTCGATCGAGGCTGCCGGGCTCGATCCGGACGACCTGCCGACGAGCGATCCGAGCAAGATGAACTTCGGCAGCGGCGGCAACACCAAGGCCAAGGCATGGAAGGACATCTGGGGTTCGGGCCAGGGCGTTGGCGCGGTGAAGGCGATCGAAACCGTGGCCGACCGGGTCGACCGGCTGGAGCGGGAATACGAGGAGGCGCGCGCCTCCATTGCCTGA
- a CDS encoding amidohydrolase family protein, with translation MTESILEPDLPIIDPHHHLWDLRPLVPAFPEPRHPFIEAIAGAAYYTFDELRADTASGHRILGTVFMECGAFYDPARGDALKSVGEVEFVNGVAAQGASGLYGSYRPCAAIVGHADLRLGGRVRAVLEALATAGNGRFRGIRHSAAWDADPATLGPPFHAPEGLLRDAAFRDGFAVLGEMGLTFDAWVLEPQLPDVIDLARAFPDQPIILDHCGTPLNVAGYRGRLTEHYQRWKTSIVELAACPNVSVKLGGLAMAFCGMPEDGPARGCGSEELAVMWKPYIETCIEAFGADRAMFESNYPVDRWGASYPVLWNAFKRLAAGASEAEKRALFAGTAARTYGIEHVLDLP, from the coding sequence ATGACCGAATCGATCCTCGAACCGGACCTGCCGATCATCGATCCGCACCACCATTTGTGGGACCTGCGGCCGCTCGTCCCCGCCTTCCCCGAACCGCGCCATCCCTTCATCGAGGCGATCGCGGGCGCGGCCTACTATACCTTCGACGAATTGCGTGCCGACACCGCCAGCGGCCACCGGATCCTGGGTACCGTGTTCATGGAGTGCGGCGCGTTCTACGATCCGGCGCGCGGCGATGCGCTCAAATCGGTCGGCGAGGTGGAGTTCGTGAACGGCGTCGCGGCGCAGGGCGCCAGCGGGCTCTACGGATCGTACAGGCCCTGCGCGGCCATCGTCGGCCATGCCGACCTTCGCCTGGGCGGGCGGGTTCGCGCCGTCCTGGAAGCGCTCGCGACAGCGGGCAACGGTCGCTTTCGCGGGATCCGGCACAGTGCCGCCTGGGACGCCGATCCCGCGACACTCGGCCCGCCCTTCCATGCGCCCGAAGGACTGCTGCGCGACGCGGCCTTCCGGGACGGCTTTGCCGTGCTGGGCGAGATGGGCCTGACCTTCGATGCCTGGGTGCTGGAGCCGCAACTGCCGGACGTGATCGACCTCGCCCGCGCCTTTCCCGACCAGCCCATCATCCTCGACCATTGCGGCACGCCGCTCAACGTCGCCGGCTATCGCGGACGCCTCACCGAGCATTACCAGCGCTGGAAGACGTCCATCGTCGAACTCGCCGCCTGTCCCAACGTCTCGGTCAAGCTGGGCGGGCTTGCGATGGCGTTCTGCGGGATGCCCGAAGACGGCCCGGCGCGCGGCTGCGGATCGGAAGAGCTCGCGGTCATGTGGAAGCCGTATATCGAGACCTGCATAGAAGCCTTCGGCGCGGACCGCGCCATGTTCGAAAGCAACTATCCGGTCGATCGCTGGGGTGCGAGCTACCCTGTCCTGTGGAACGCGTTCAAGCGGCTCGCCGCGGGCGCATCGGAGGCCGAGAAGCGGGCCCTGTTCGCCGGAACGGCGGCGCGCACATACGGGATCGAACACGTGCTCGACCTTCCGTAA
- a CDS encoding NAD(P)H-dependent oxidoreductase, with amino-acid sequence MADRTDTLLIAWHSRTGASDAMARAAAQGAGDRARLMRCDEVDGDAIMAAAGYLFVCPENLATMSGLMKEMFDRTYYDVLGRIEGRPYATAIAAGSDGEGAQRQIDRIAKGWRLKRVAEPLIIGTSAQTAEEIWAPKTLGEADLAQCRDLGGGLAEGIAAGIF; translated from the coding sequence ATGGCCGACCGGACCGATACACTCCTCATCGCCTGGCACAGCCGGACGGGCGCGAGCGACGCGATGGCGCGGGCAGCGGCGCAGGGTGCGGGCGACAGGGCGCGCCTGATGCGATGCGACGAGGTGGACGGCGATGCGATCATGGCGGCCGCGGGATACCTGTTCGTGTGTCCGGAGAACCTCGCCACCATGAGTGGGCTCATGAAGGAGATGTTCGACCGCACCTATTACGACGTCCTCGGACGGATCGAGGGAAGGCCCTACGCCACCGCGATCGCTGCCGGGTCGGACGGCGAGGGCGCGCAGCGGCAGATCGACCGCATCGCCAAGGGCTGGCGCCTGAAGCGCGTGGCGGAACCTCTCATCATCGGCACCTCGGCGCAGACGGCCGAGGAGATCTGGGCACCCAAGACGCTGGGCGAGGCCGACCTTGCGCAGTGCCGCGATCTCGGCGGGGGTTTGGCCGAAGGGATCGCCGCCGGCATCTTCTGA
- the recJ gene encoding single-stranded-DNA-specific exonuclease RecJ, with protein MSLTQSPAVLGVEKSITGMRWRWRGGNMALGDAGMLDGGGLLRNLLLSRGVAESDIERQRSPTLAAFLPDPSIFRDMDVAAERLAQAVLSRERITIFGDYDVDGATSAALLVRALRMMGCDASTYIPDRLLEGYGPSGEALVRLAEEGSSLIVTVDCGAMAYEALAMARDAGVDVIVVDHHKCAAELPHAAALVNPNRLDEGDDAAAHGHLAAVGVAFLLSIALRRTLRDRGYFESRPEPDLISLLDLVALGTVADVAALHGLNRAFVAQGLKVMGHRRNVGLDALIDASRLKRAPVCSDLGFALGPRINAGGRVGEASLGVRLLTTEDRDEARAIAEQLSQLNEERRAIEAAVQEEAEALLGAQHNRSIVIAAGRGWHPGVIGIVAGRLKEQTGKPAIVIALDGDSGEGKGSGRSIAGVDLGAAIIAARDAGLLVAGGGHAMAAGLTVKADTVEALGDFLEDRLASKVAAAGASRELKLDLSVAPRGLTPELVGELDQAGPYGIGWPGPRVAVGPVHLIKADVVGNGHLRLIAGGPDGGSLKCIAFRQAESELGQTLLHAASGRRLWLAGRAKIDDWGARPAAELHLEDAAWAD; from the coding sequence ATGTCGTTGACCCAATCCCCGGCTGTCCTCGGCGTCGAGAAGTCCATCACCGGGATGCGATGGCGGTGGCGCGGCGGCAACATGGCGCTTGGCGATGCCGGCATGCTCGACGGTGGAGGCTTGTTGCGCAACCTCCTCCTCTCGCGCGGCGTGGCGGAGAGCGACATAGAACGCCAGCGCTCCCCCACCCTCGCCGCCTTCCTGCCCGATCCCTCGATCTTCAGGGACATGGACGTCGCCGCCGAAAGGCTGGCGCAAGCCGTCCTCTCGCGCGAGCGGATCACGATCTTCGGCGATTACGACGTAGACGGCGCGACCAGCGCCGCACTCCTTGTGCGCGCCCTGCGGATGATGGGTTGCGATGCGAGCACCTACATTCCCGATCGCCTGCTCGAAGGGTACGGCCCAAGCGGCGAGGCGCTCGTCCGCCTCGCGGAGGAAGGCTCGAGCCTCATCGTCACCGTCGATTGCGGCGCTATGGCGTACGAGGCGCTCGCAATGGCCCGCGATGCAGGCGTGGATGTCATCGTCGTCGATCACCACAAGTGCGCCGCAGAGCTTCCGCACGCCGCAGCGCTGGTCAATCCGAATCGCCTGGACGAGGGAGACGATGCCGCCGCGCACGGCCATCTGGCAGCGGTGGGCGTCGCCTTCCTGCTGTCCATCGCCCTACGTCGGACCCTGCGCGATCGCGGCTATTTCGAGAGCCGGCCCGAACCCGACCTCATCTCATTGCTCGACCTTGTCGCGCTGGGAACGGTCGCCGACGTGGCGGCACTGCACGGGCTCAATCGCGCCTTCGTCGCGCAAGGCCTCAAAGTCATGGGCCATCGCCGCAATGTCGGGCTCGATGCGCTGATCGATGCGAGTCGGCTGAAGCGCGCTCCAGTCTGCAGCGATCTGGGATTCGCGCTCGGACCCCGCATCAACGCGGGCGGCCGGGTCGGCGAGGCGTCGCTGGGTGTCAGATTGCTGACGACGGAGGATCGCGACGAGGCTCGCGCGATCGCGGAACAGCTTTCCCAGCTGAACGAAGAGCGGCGCGCGATCGAGGCAGCTGTACAGGAAGAAGCCGAGGCCCTGCTGGGCGCGCAACACAACCGAAGCATCGTGATTGCCGCCGGTAGGGGATGGCACCCGGGCGTTATCGGCATCGTGGCCGGTCGCCTCAAGGAGCAGACCGGCAAGCCGGCGATCGTCATTGCCCTGGACGGTGACAGTGGCGAGGGAAAGGGCTCGGGCCGCTCGATCGCCGGCGTGGATCTGGGGGCCGCGATCATCGCGGCCCGGGATGCCGGACTGCTGGTCGCCGGTGGCGGACATGCCATGGCGGCCGGTCTGACCGTGAAAGCCGACACGGTGGAGGCGCTGGGCGATTTCCTGGAGGACCGACTTGCAAGCAAGGTCGCTGCGGCCGGCGCGTCGCGCGAGCTGAAGCTGGACCTGTCCGTCGCTCCGCGCGGCCTCACGCCGGAACTGGTCGGCGAACTGGACCAGGCTGGCCCTTACGGGATCGGCTGGCCCGGACCGCGCGTCGCGGTCGGCCCCGTCCACCTTATCAAGGCGGACGTAGTCGGGAACGGCCATCTGCGCCTCATCGCAGGCGGACCCGATGGCGGATCGCTCAAATGCATCGCATTCCGGCAGGCGGAAAGTGAGCTTGGCCAGACCTTGCTCCACGCGGCGAGCGGGCGTCGCCTGTGGCTGGCAGGCCGTGCGAAGATCGACGACTGGGGCGCTCGTCCGGCTGCCGAATTGCATCTGGAGGATGCCGCGTGGGCAGATTGA
- a CDS encoding ATP-binding protein — protein sequence MPQRDTLFWIGFGLALCTTAFMLVLEVSLGLAASVLLLWGGSLWLTHWAPPEVKLVERARGFDLESLGQIIENSHSPVLITENDRVALANRAARRDLGRHVIGQDARLAFRHPEAVALIESKSSGQAVIHNVARRRDQWLFARQQLASDIAVIELVNQTAQQDIGRAHTDFVANASHELRTPLASIIGYVETLQEQAEDVDPAIAQRFLGTIQSEAKRLQNLVSDLMSLSRVEAEKHDPPADIVDFGALVRQAAHDAAGLERTARLAFELADDVHVIGDPRQLEQLVRNLVDNALKYGTDGTPVTVTLDRAAGEYARLTVRDRGEGIAREHLPHLTRRFYRTNPSRSRASGGTGLGLAIVKHIVERHSGRLDITSELGEGTTVVVRIPEHSPVSAAA from the coding sequence ATGCCTCAACGCGACACCCTGTTCTGGATCGGCTTCGGTCTTGCGCTGTGCACCACGGCCTTCATGCTGGTGCTCGAGGTATCGCTGGGGCTCGCGGCTTCGGTGCTGCTCCTCTGGGGCGGATCGCTCTGGCTGACCCATTGGGCACCACCCGAAGTGAAGCTGGTGGAACGCGCGCGCGGTTTCGATCTCGAAAGCCTCGGCCAGATCATCGAGAACTCGCACTCTCCCGTCCTGATAACCGAGAACGATCGCGTCGCGCTGGCCAATCGCGCAGCGCGTCGGGATCTCGGGCGACACGTCATCGGACAGGACGCCCGGCTCGCTTTCCGTCATCCCGAAGCTGTCGCCCTGATCGAGTCGAAATCGAGCGGCCAGGCGGTGATCCACAATGTCGCGCGGCGCCGCGACCAGTGGCTCTTCGCGCGCCAGCAACTCGCCAGCGACATTGCCGTCATCGAACTGGTCAACCAGACGGCGCAGCAGGACATCGGTCGCGCGCACACCGACTTCGTCGCGAATGCCAGCCATGAATTGCGCACCCCCCTCGCCTCGATCATCGGCTATGTCGAAACGCTCCAGGAACAGGCGGAGGATGTCGATCCGGCGATCGCGCAGCGCTTTCTCGGCACGATCCAGAGCGAGGCGAAACGCCTGCAGAACCTCGTCAGCGACCTCATGTCGCTTTCCAGGGTGGAAGCGGAGAAGCACGATCCGCCAGCGGATATCGTCGATTTCGGCGCGCTGGTCCGACAGGCCGCACACGATGCCGCCGGACTGGAGCGCACGGCAAGGCTGGCTTTCGAACTCGCGGACGATGTGCATGTCATCGGTGATCCGCGCCAGCTCGAACAGCTCGTCCGCAACCTCGTCGACAATGCGCTCAAATACGGCACGGACGGTACGCCGGTCACCGTGACGCTCGATCGTGCAGCGGGCGAATACGCCCGGCTCACCGTCCGCGACCGCGGCGAGGGAATCGCGCGCGAACATCTGCCCCACCTGACCCGCCGCTTCTATCGCACCAACCCCAGTCGCAGCCGCGCGTCGGGCGGAACGGGACTGGGTCTTGCGATCGTGAAGCACATCGTCGAACGCCATTCGGGCCGGTTGGATATCACCAGCGAACTGGGCGAAGGGACCACCGTGGTCGTCAGAATTCCGGAACATTCGCCGGTATCGGCGGCGGCGTAA
- a CDS encoding Coq4 family protein → MEQAADFANQSLSAHAQDRARDGTPLRDPARPEPKYRPLTALHHFRELLKDKEDTSHVFRIFEALPNKSFKTRVRNLVLSEKGERLRADEPYLPPILDDHETLRELPRGTVAHAYCDFMETEGLSAAGLVAEADKLGRRKYDDLTAWFSYRSRDTHDLMHVLTGYGRDALGEQCVLLFTHGQQPSHGHLLIGYAGALNIKKMTRGSKAPVLKAVRQAQRTGTACPALVGMSIRDLLAMNLDEARRRFAIPEPHWYRECHRIWREEGVDPYNLLATGAEEGAPQAA, encoded by the coding sequence ATGGAACAGGCAGCCGATTTCGCGAATCAATCGCTCTCCGCTCATGCACAGGACCGCGCGCGCGACGGCACGCCGCTGCGCGATCCCGCCCGGCCGGAACCGAAATACCGGCCGCTGACCGCGCTCCACCACTTCCGGGAACTGCTGAAGGACAAGGAGGACACCAGCCACGTCTTCCGCATCTTCGAGGCGCTGCCCAACAAGTCGTTCAAGACGCGCGTGCGCAACCTGGTGCTGAGCGAGAAGGGGGAGCGGTTGCGCGCCGACGAACCCTATCTGCCGCCGATCCTCGACGATCACGAGACGCTGCGTGAATTGCCGCGCGGCACGGTCGCGCATGCCTATTGCGACTTCATGGAAACCGAAGGCCTTTCGGCCGCCGGTCTGGTCGCCGAAGCGGACAAGCTGGGCCGCAGAAAGTACGACGACCTGACCGCATGGTTCTCCTATCGCTCCCGCGACACGCATGACCTGATGCATGTCCTGACCGGGTACGGGCGCGATGCGCTGGGCGAACAGTGCGTACTGCTGTTCACCCACGGCCAGCAGCCGAGCCACGGGCACCTGCTGATCGGCTATGCCGGGGCGCTCAACATCAAGAAGATGACTCGCGGCAGCAAGGCGCCCGTGCTGAAAGCGGTGCGCCAGGCGCAGCGGACCGGCACCGCGTGCCCGGCGCTCGTCGGCATGTCGATCCGCGACCTGCTGGCAATGAATCTGGACGAGGCGCGCCGCCGCTTCGCCATTCCCGAGCCGCACTGGTACCGCGAATGCCACCGGATCTGGCGCGAGGAAGGCGTCGATCCGTACAATCTGCTGGCAACCGGCGCCGAAGAGGGCGCGCCGCAGGCGGCCTAA
- the miaA gene encoding tRNA (adenosine(37)-N6)-dimethylallyltransferase MiaA, whose product MSTAYSPGSGDDPSLKKPLALIAGPTASGKSALAVDLALALQARGRAVAVVNADSAQVYADLAILSARPDESEMRGVPHLLFGAWDGADACSAAQWADAAKREIARLHADDAVPILCGGTGLYLRTLLDGIAPIPEIDPAVRTGVRALATADARTALEREDPQAAKRLSPNDTARTQRALEVVRSTKRTLAEWQGRKEGGIGDAVTLHPLILLPDREWLYERCDRRFGQMIDRGAIGEVEALLARKLDPALPVMRAIGVPELAGVLRGETTLEDAAEEARRATRNYAKRQFTWFRRQPPEDWPRIADPVADVEDLFRTLLN is encoded by the coding sequence ATGAGCACTGCGTATTCTCCCGGAAGCGGCGACGATCCGTCGCTCAAGAAACCGCTGGCGCTCATTGCAGGACCGACCGCGAGCGGCAAGAGCGCACTGGCGGTCGATCTGGCGCTGGCCCTGCAGGCGCGGGGCCGCGCGGTGGCGGTCGTCAATGCGGACAGCGCGCAGGTCTATGCCGATCTCGCGATCCTGAGCGCGCGGCCCGACGAGAGCGAGATGCGCGGCGTGCCCCATCTGCTGTTCGGGGCGTGGGACGGTGCCGACGCGTGTTCCGCCGCGCAGTGGGCGGACGCGGCGAAGCGCGAAATCGCGCGCCTCCATGCAGATGACGCGGTGCCGATCCTGTGCGGCGGGACCGGCCTCTACCTTCGGACATTGCTGGACGGGATCGCGCCGATCCCGGAAATCGATCCGGCCGTGCGCACCGGGGTTCGCGCACTTGCGACCGCGGACGCGCGAACGGCGCTGGAGCGCGAGGACCCGCAGGCCGCGAAGCGCCTGTCGCCCAACGACACCGCACGGACCCAGCGCGCCCTGGAAGTCGTCCGCTCGACCAAGCGGACGCTGGCCGAGTGGCAGGGGCGCAAGGAAGGCGGGATCGGAGATGCGGTGACGCTCCATCCCCTGATCCTGTTGCCCGATCGCGAATGGCTTTACGAACGCTGCGACCGGCGGTTCGGCCAGATGATCGACCGTGGGGCGATCGGGGAAGTCGAAGCCCTGCTCGCTCGCAAACTCGATCCCGCGCTTCCGGTCATGCGCGCCATCGGCGTTCCCGAACTTGCCGGCGTCTTGCGGGGTGAAACAACACTGGAGGACGCAGCGGAGGAAGCGCGGCGTGCGACCCGTAATTATGCCAAGCGGCAGTTTACCTGGTTTCGCCGCCAGCCACCGGAGGACTGGCCGCGTATCGCGGACCCGGTGGCCGATGTCGAAGACCTGTTTCGCACGCTCCTCAATTGA
- the pstC gene encoding phosphate ABC transporter permease subunit PstC has protein sequence MSVALLLLLALGLGLAGWLTGRARAWAFHKKSDSKRLASLPGYHAWYLALWVFIPVLAFIAIWSALSPYLITQSVLASPAADSLPEFGFQRETMLQEARAVASGNASGVFNPGAQGLVQPFEEAISFYGIIGILVTLLIAFVGGVYAFLKLKPDFRARTRVERIVMAILLLASLVAILTTFGIVASLVFETVRFFGMVDPVSFLTGTQWGPDPTTAPDAADPTRYGAIPLFWGTIFIGAIIAMIVAIPLGLMSAVYLTQYAAPTVRRWIKPALEILAGVPTVVYGYFAALTVAPFIRDIAQAVGISNASSESALAAGLVMGVMIIPFVSSMADDSIAAVPSSMRDGSLAMGATRSETIKKVLVPAALPGIVAGVMLAVSRAIGETMIVVMAASTAANLTGNPLEAMTTVTVQIVALLTGEGSFDHPATLAAFALGFVLFLVTLALNYIALRVVKRFREAYE, from the coding sequence ATGTCCGTCGCACTGCTGCTGTTGCTGGCGCTGGGTCTGGGCCTGGCAGGATGGCTTACGGGCCGCGCCCGGGCTTGGGCTTTCCACAAGAAGTCCGATTCGAAGCGACTGGCTTCCCTGCCCGGATATCACGCGTGGTATCTGGCCCTGTGGGTCTTCATTCCGGTGCTGGCCTTCATCGCGATCTGGTCGGCCCTCTCTCCCTATCTGATCACGCAGTCCGTGCTGGCATCTCCCGCGGCCGATAGCCTTCCGGAATTCGGCTTCCAGCGGGAAACTATGCTCCAGGAAGCCCGTGCAGTTGCCAGCGGCAACGCATCCGGCGTCTTCAATCCCGGCGCGCAGGGACTGGTGCAGCCATTCGAGGAGGCCATCTCCTTCTATGGCATCATCGGCATATTGGTGACTCTGCTGATCGCGTTCGTCGGCGGCGTCTACGCTTTCCTCAAGCTGAAGCCGGATTTCCGGGCACGCACCCGGGTCGAGCGAATCGTCATGGCGATTCTCCTGCTGGCATCGCTCGTCGCGATTCTCACGACCTTCGGTATCGTCGCCAGCCTCGTGTTCGAAACCGTCCGCTTTTTCGGAATGGTCGACCCCGTCTCGTTCCTGACCGGGACGCAGTGGGGTCCCGATCCCACGACGGCACCCGATGCGGCCGATCCGACGCGGTACGGCGCCATTCCACTGTTCTGGGGCACCATCTTCATCGGCGCGATCATTGCCATGATCGTTGCCATTCCGCTGGGCCTGATGAGCGCCGTCTATCTGACCCAGTACGCCGCCCCGACGGTGCGACGCTGGATCAAGCCCGCGCTCGAGATACTCGCGGGCGTGCCGACGGTCGTTTACGGTTACTTTGCCGCCCTGACCGTGGCGCCCTTCATCCGCGACATCGCGCAGGCCGTGGGCATCAGCAACGCATCGAGCGAAAGTGCGCTGGCCGCCGGCCTCGTGATGGGCGTCATGATCATCCCGTTCGTCTCGTCGATGGCGGACGATTCGATCGCGGCCGTTCCGAGTTCGATGCGCGACGGGAGCCTGGCAATGGGTGCCACCCGGTCGGAGACGATCAAGAAGGTGTTGGTGCCCGCCGCCCTTCCCGGCATCGTGGCGGGCGTGATGCTCGCCGTCAGCCGCGCGATCGGCGAGACGATGATCGTCGTCATGGCGGCCTCCACCGCCGCCAACCTGACCGGAAACCCGCTGGAAGCGATGACCACGGTGACGGTCCAGATCGTCGCCCTGCTGACCGGCGAGGGCAGCTTCGACCATCCCGCGACGCTGGCGGCCTTTGCGCTCGGCTTCGTACTGTTCCTGGTCACCCTTGCGCTCAACTACATCGCCCTGCGCGTCGTGAAGAGGTTCCGCGAAGCCTATGAGTGA